A stretch of Sinorhizobium meliloti DNA encodes these proteins:
- a CDS encoding NlpC/P60 family protein, translating into MPEVLDRRLNAYREDIAEARLRGLVEAKRFVEGTPAAVSVPVTPLRARPEAGCGTDTELLYGETVRVLDVADGWAWVRSDLDGYVGYVPENVVQPPQAPATHLVAVPRTFVYRGADLRFPQAFALSMGSRIAVVGEAETRGTRYFLLDGGLAIVADHCIPAAGALTEDYVAIAARFLETPYLWGGRSGFGIDCSGLVQLAMQMAGRNAPRDSDMQASGLGRAIEREELTRGDLVFWKGHVAIMEDEKTLLHANGHTMTVAREGLEDAIRRIGWLYAQPTGYRRP; encoded by the coding sequence ATGCCAGAAGTCCTCGACCGCCGACTCAATGCCTATCGCGAGGATATCGCCGAGGCACGTCTGCGCGGTCTCGTCGAGGCAAAGCGCTTCGTTGAAGGAACGCCGGCGGCCGTATCCGTTCCGGTGACGCCGCTGCGGGCGAGGCCGGAGGCCGGCTGCGGCACGGATACGGAGCTTCTCTATGGCGAGACGGTGCGCGTGCTCGACGTCGCCGACGGATGGGCGTGGGTCAGGTCCGACCTCGACGGCTATGTCGGCTACGTACCGGAGAATGTCGTGCAGCCCCCGCAAGCGCCGGCGACGCACCTCGTGGCGGTGCCGCGGACATTCGTCTATCGCGGCGCGGATCTGCGCTTTCCCCAGGCCTTTGCCCTTTCCATGGGAAGCCGGATTGCCGTCGTCGGCGAGGCCGAGACGCGCGGCACGCGCTATTTTCTGCTGGATGGCGGGCTGGCGATCGTCGCCGATCATTGCATTCCCGCAGCCGGCGCGCTCACGGAAGACTATGTCGCAATCGCGGCCCGCTTTCTTGAAACGCCTTATCTCTGGGGCGGCCGCTCCGGCTTCGGCATAGACTGTTCCGGCCTCGTGCAGCTCGCGATGCAGATGGCCGGACGCAACGCGCCGCGCGATTCCGACATGCAGGCAAGCGGCCTCGGCCGCGCCATCGAGCGCGAGGAACTCACGCGCGGCGACCTCGTCTTCTGGAAGGGCCATGTGGCGATCATGGAGGACGAGAAGACCCTGCTGCATGCCAACGGACACACGATGACGGTGGCGCGCGAAGGCCTAGAAGACGCCATCCGGCGCATCGGCTGGCTGTATGCGCAGCCGACGGGGTACCGGCGGCCTTGA
- a CDS encoding extracellular solute-binding protein, with product MPNFCRTVKPGLAASLLTAALLLLPPASNAEEQPVWHHATSSIGEPKYKDGFARFDYVNPDAPKGGELRLSESGTFDSFNPILAKGEVATGVSSLVFETLLKSAEDEITTSYGLLAEGISYPDDISSATFRLRAEAKWADGKPVTPEDVVFSFDMVKEHNPLFSNYYRHVISAEKTGERDVTFRFDEKNNHELPNILGQFPILPKHWWEGQDAKGSKRDISRTTLEPVMGSGPYKIASFQAGGSIRFELRDDYWGKDLNVNVGRYNFRTINYAFFSDRSVQFEAFRAGNVDFYQDNSASHWATAYDFPAMKDGRVIREEIENPLRATGIMQAFVPNMRREKFKDQRVRQALNYAFDFEDLNRSLAHNAFQRVDSYFWGTELASSGLPEGREKEILEELKDKVPAAVFTTPYKNPVNGDPQKVRDNLRKALALFKEAGYELKGSRLVNAKTGEPFSFEILLSNPTFERTVTPFVNSVRKIGIDARIRTVDDSQYTNRVRSYDYDMIYGIWAQTLVPGNEQSDYWGSASVNQPGSRNYAGIADPAIDELIRRIVFAPNREELVATTRALDRVLLAHHYVVPLFYSKALRVAYWNHLARPKELPYYGMDFPDAWWSKNTAAK from the coding sequence ATGCCAAACTTCTGCAGGACCGTGAAGCCTGGCCTCGCGGCCTCGCTTCTGACAGCAGCGCTTCTCCTCCTTCCTCCTGCGTCCAATGCCGAGGAACAACCCGTCTGGCACCACGCTACGTCGTCGATCGGAGAACCCAAATACAAGGACGGCTTCGCGCGCTTCGATTACGTCAACCCGGATGCTCCAAAGGGCGGAGAACTGCGGCTCTCGGAGAGCGGGACGTTCGACTCGTTCAACCCGATCCTCGCCAAGGGCGAGGTGGCGACGGGCGTTTCTTCGCTGGTCTTCGAAACACTCCTGAAATCCGCCGAGGACGAGATCACCACCTCCTACGGCCTGCTCGCAGAGGGCATCTCATATCCGGACGATATTTCCTCCGCCACTTTTCGCCTGCGGGCAGAGGCCAAGTGGGCAGACGGCAAACCGGTGACGCCGGAGGATGTCGTCTTCTCCTTCGATATGGTGAAAGAGCACAATCCGCTTTTTTCCAACTACTACCGCCACGTGATTTCGGCGGAAAAGACAGGCGAGCGCGACGTCACCTTCCGTTTCGACGAGAAGAATAACCACGAACTGCCGAACATTCTCGGCCAGTTTCCGATCCTGCCGAAGCACTGGTGGGAAGGGCAGGACGCCAAGGGCAGCAAGCGCGATATCAGCCGCACGACGCTGGAGCCGGTCATGGGCTCCGGCCCCTATAAGATCGCCTCGTTCCAAGCGGGCGGCTCGATCCGCTTCGAATTGCGGGACGACTATTGGGGCAAGGATCTCAACGTGAATGTCGGCCGATATAATTTCCGCACCATCAATTACGCCTTCTTCAGCGACAGGAGCGTGCAGTTCGAGGCCTTCCGTGCCGGCAATGTCGATTTCTATCAGGACAACAGCGCAAGCCATTGGGCCACGGCCTACGACTTTCCGGCAATGAAGGACGGCCGGGTTATCCGAGAGGAAATCGAAAACCCGCTGCGTGCTACCGGCATAATGCAGGCCTTCGTGCCCAATATGCGCCGCGAAAAATTCAAGGACCAGCGGGTGCGCCAGGCGTTGAACTATGCCTTCGACTTCGAGGATCTGAATCGCAGCCTCGCACACAATGCGTTTCAGCGCGTCGACAGTTATTTCTGGGGCACGGAGCTTGCCTCCTCCGGCTTGCCCGAAGGGCGCGAGAAAGAAATCCTTGAAGAACTGAAAGACAAGGTTCCTGCCGCCGTTTTCACCACGCCCTACAAGAACCCTGTCAACGGCGATCCGCAAAAGGTGCGCGACAACTTGCGCAAGGCGCTCGCACTCTTCAAGGAGGCGGGTTACGAACTGAAGGGCAGCCGATTGGTGAACGCGAAGACCGGCGAGCCGTTCAGCTTCGAGATCCTTCTGTCCAATCCTACCTTCGAGCGTACGGTCACACCGTTCGTGAACAGCGTGAGGAAGATCGGGATAGATGCTCGCATCCGCACCGTCGACGACTCGCAATACACCAACCGCGTCAGAAGTTATGACTATGACATGATCTACGGCATCTGGGCGCAAACGCTCGTGCCCGGCAACGAACAGAGCGACTATTGGGGTTCGGCCTCAGTCAACCAGCCGGGATCAAGGAACTATGCCGGCATCGCTGATCCGGCGATCGACGAACTTATCCGGAGAATTGTCTTCGCGCCGAACCGCGAAGAGCTGGTCGCGACGACACGGGCTCTCGACCGCGTCCTTCTCGCGCATCACTACGTCGTGCCGCTCTTCTACTCGAAGGCCTTGCGCGTTGCCTACTGGAACCACCTGGCCCGCCCGAAGGAGCTTCCCTATTACGGGATGGATTTCCCGGATGCGTGGTGGTCGAAAAACACGGCTGCAAAATGA
- a CDS encoding MarR family transcriptional regulator has translation MPVELTPSQALGLWHAVSLEQVRVDSRDLTLRQMAILLQIYLVPPPHTVRGLAASLGVTKPVITRALDTMGALGLVDRIRDERDRRNVIIKRTVEGALYLEKFGDLIINQGRKM, from the coding sequence TTGCCGGTCGAACTTACCCCTTCTCAGGCGCTGGGGCTCTGGCATGCCGTGTCGCTCGAACAGGTGCGCGTCGACAGCCGCGATCTGACCTTGCGCCAGATGGCGATCCTGTTACAGATCTACCTCGTGCCGCCGCCCCATACGGTGCGCGGCCTCGCAGCGTCGCTCGGCGTGACGAAGCCGGTGATCACGCGCGCGCTCGACACCATGGGTGCGCTCGGCCTGGTCGACCGGATCCGCGACGAGCGCGACAGGCGCAACGTCATCATAAAGCGCACCGTCGAAGGCGCGCTTTATCTTGAAAAATTCGGCGATTTGATCATCAATCAGGGCCGGAAAATGTGA
- a CDS encoding microcin C ABC transporter permease YejB: protein MGAYILRRLLLMIPTIVGIMAISFAVVQFAPGGPVEQVISDLTNAAGSDRLSGNAGDLMPVGGGDGGQYRGAQGLDPDFIAKLEKQFGFDKPPLERFVTMMWDYMRFDFGESFFRNTPVIDLIIQKMPVSISLGVWILIFSYAISIPLGIKKAVSDGSTFDVWTSGVIIVGYAVPSFLFGILLIVLFAGGSFFDWFPLRGLVSDNFDQLSWYEKIIDYFWHMTLPLITLLLSAFATTTLLTKNSFIDEIKKQYVTTARAKGLTERRVLYGHVFRNAMLIIIAGFPGAFISAFFTGSLLIEYIFSLDGLGRLGYDAVVKRDYPIVFATLFIYSLMGLVVSLVSDLIYTWVDPRIDFERRDV, encoded by the coding sequence ATGGGTGCCTATATCCTGCGCCGGCTCCTGCTGATGATCCCGACGATCGTCGGCATCATGGCGATCTCCTTCGCCGTCGTGCAGTTTGCGCCGGGCGGGCCGGTGGAACAGGTGATCTCCGACCTCACCAACGCGGCAGGCTCTGACAGGCTTTCCGGCAATGCCGGCGACCTCATGCCTGTCGGCGGTGGCGACGGCGGGCAGTATCGCGGGGCGCAAGGGCTCGATCCCGATTTCATCGCCAAGCTCGAGAAACAGTTCGGCTTCGACAAGCCGCCGCTCGAGCGCTTCGTCACCATGATGTGGGACTATATGCGCTTCGACTTCGGCGAGAGCTTCTTCCGCAATACGCCGGTCATCGACCTCATCATCCAGAAAATGCCGGTTTCGATCTCGCTCGGGGTCTGGATCCTCATATTTTCCTATGCCATCTCGATCCCGCTCGGCATCAAGAAAGCGGTCTCCGACGGTTCGACCTTCGACGTCTGGACCTCGGGCGTCATCATCGTCGGCTATGCGGTGCCGAGTTTCCTCTTCGGCATTCTCCTGATCGTGCTTTTTGCCGGCGGATCCTTCTTCGACTGGTTCCCCTTGCGCGGCCTGGTCTCGGACAATTTCGACCAGCTTTCCTGGTACGAGAAGATAATCGATTATTTCTGGCACATGACGCTGCCGCTGATCACGCTTCTGCTCTCCGCCTTCGCGACCACCACGCTGCTCACGAAGAATTCCTTCATCGACGAGATCAAGAAGCAATATGTGACGACGGCGCGGGCCAAGGGTCTGACCGAGCGGCGCGTTCTCTACGGACACGTGTTCCGCAACGCGATGCTGATCATCATTGCGGGCTTTCCCGGCGCCTTCATCTCCGCCTTCTTCACCGGGTCGCTGCTCATCGAATACATCTTCTCGCTCGATGGGCTGGGGCGGCTCGGCTACGACGCGGTCGTCAAGCGCGACTATCCGATCGTCTTCGCGACCCTCTTCATCTACTCGCTGATGGGGCTTGTCGTGAGCCTCGTCTCCGACCTCATCTATACCTGGGTCGACCCGCGCATCGATTTCGAGCGGAGGGACGTCTGA
- a CDS encoding leucyl aminopeptidase produces MAPFQFIERQSPFNTSNGKTLPIFAVTPAHIETGSIDPIALDWAKKAGFKAESGAVLLIPSADGHLGGALFGLGANPSDAPFLTGKLARALPAGKWHIETAPLTANRLALGYGLGSYRFERYKSAKTDAPTLLIPADSDATDIKRQLAGVFLARDLINTPTNDMGPEALEAAFRALAAHYKADVSVISGEALLTENFPLVHTVGRASAEAPRLLEMRWGRKGHRKVTLVGKGVCFDTGGLDIKPAASMLLMKKDMGGAANVMGLALMIMDAKLKVDLRVIVPVVENSISANAFRPGDIYKSRKGLTVQIDNTDAEGRLILADALAYADEEKTDLVVDMATLTGAARVALGPDLPPFFTDDDDLARDLAEASLTVDDPVWRMPLYRGYDKDVSARIADLTNAPSGGMAGSITAALFLKRFVTNAKSWVHFDIFGWAQSERPHSPIGGEAQAIRALYHHIGRIAG; encoded by the coding sequence ATGGCCCCCTTTCAATTCATCGAGCGGCAATCGCCGTTCAACACCAGCAACGGCAAGACGCTGCCTATCTTTGCGGTGACGCCGGCGCATATCGAAACGGGGAGCATCGATCCGATCGCGCTCGATTGGGCGAAGAAAGCCGGCTTCAAGGCGGAATCCGGCGCGGTGCTGCTCATCCCCTCGGCCGATGGTCATCTCGGCGGCGCGCTTTTCGGGCTCGGTGCCAATCCGTCCGACGCGCCTTTCCTGACCGGCAAGCTCGCCCGGGCGCTTCCGGCCGGCAAATGGCATATCGAGACGGCGCCGCTCACCGCCAATCGGCTGGCTCTCGGCTACGGCCTCGGTTCCTACCGTTTCGAGCGCTACAAATCGGCGAAGACGGACGCGCCGACGCTGCTCATTCCGGCCGATTCGGATGCGACCGATATCAAGCGGCAGCTCGCCGGCGTGTTCCTGGCGCGCGACCTCATCAACACGCCGACCAACGATATGGGACCGGAAGCGCTGGAGGCCGCATTCCGGGCGCTGGCCGCCCATTACAAGGCCGACGTATCGGTCATCTCCGGCGAAGCGCTGCTGACCGAGAACTTCCCGCTCGTTCACACGGTCGGCCGCGCCAGCGCCGAAGCGCCGCGGCTTCTTGAAATGCGCTGGGGCAGGAAGGGTCACCGCAAGGTGACGCTCGTCGGCAAGGGCGTCTGCTTCGATACCGGAGGGCTGGACATCAAGCCGGCCGCGTCGATGCTGCTCATGAAGAAGGACATGGGCGGCGCTGCCAACGTCATGGGGCTCGCGCTGATGATCATGGATGCGAAGCTCAAGGTGGACCTGCGCGTCATCGTTCCTGTGGTCGAGAACTCGATCTCGGCGAATGCCTTCCGTCCCGGCGACATCTACAAGAGCCGCAAGGGCCTGACGGTTCAGATCGACAACACCGACGCGGAGGGACGGCTGATCCTCGCCGATGCGCTCGCCTATGCGGACGAGGAGAAGACGGACCTCGTCGTCGACATGGCGACCCTGACGGGCGCCGCCCGTGTGGCGCTGGGCCCGGACCTGCCGCCCTTCTTCACCGATGACGATGACCTCGCCCGCGATCTCGCCGAGGCGAGCCTGACGGTGGACGATCCGGTCTGGCGGATGCCGCTCTACAGGGGCTACGACAAGGATGTTTCCGCCCGCATCGCCGATCTCACCAACGCCCCGTCCGGCGGCATGGCCGGTTCGATCACGGCGGCGCTGTTCCTCAAGCGTTTCGTCACGAACGCGAAAAGCTGGGTCCATTTCGACATCTTCGGCTGGGCGCAGTCCGAGCGCCCGCATTCGCCGATCGGCGGTGAAGCTCAGGCGATCCGGGCGCTTTATCATCACATCGGGAGGATCGCGGGGTAG
- a CDS encoding 2-hydroxyacid dehydrogenase yields the protein MPAKSPVIVDLKFIPEEVEAALAGAFPGREVIDLADPAHQERDLSGIDYAVVWKSAPDLFSRAPDLKVVFSGGAGVDHVLTLPGLPDVPLVRFVDRTLTTRMSEWVMMQCLLHLRQHRAYEALAKKHEWRDLSQPEAADVTVGIMGMGVLGQDAARKLAAMGFKVIGWSRSKRVIEGVETYDAAGLDAFLGRTDFLVGLLPLTPDTRGIFNAALFAKLSRNGPFGAPVFINAGRGGSQVEADILECLDSGVLGGASLDVFEREPLSPESRFWDMPNVYVTPHVAASSDVRALFVHVEHQIARFESGLPLEHVVDKVAGY from the coding sequence ATGCCCGCCAAGAGCCCCGTGATCGTCGACCTGAAATTCATTCCCGAGGAGGTCGAAGCCGCGCTTGCGGGCGCCTTTCCCGGCCGCGAGGTGATCGATCTCGCCGACCCGGCGCATCAGGAGCGTGACCTATCCGGCATCGACTATGCGGTGGTCTGGAAATCCGCGCCCGACCTCTTCTCCCGCGCACCCGACCTCAAGGTGGTCTTTTCCGGCGGCGCCGGCGTCGACCACGTGCTGACGCTGCCGGGCCTGCCCGACGTGCCGCTGGTGCGCTTCGTCGACCGGACCCTGACGACAAGGATGAGCGAGTGGGTGATGATGCAGTGCCTCCTGCATCTTCGCCAGCACCGCGCCTACGAGGCGCTGGCAAAGAAGCACGAATGGCGCGACCTCAGCCAGCCGGAAGCAGCCGACGTGACCGTCGGCATCATGGGCATGGGCGTGCTTGGCCAGGACGCCGCCCGTAAGCTCGCCGCGATGGGCTTCAAGGTGATCGGCTGGTCGCGAAGCAAGCGGGTGATCGAGGGTGTTGAGACCTACGACGCCGCCGGACTGGATGCATTTCTCGGCAGGACGGATTTTCTCGTCGGCCTGCTGCCGCTGACGCCGGATACCAGGGGTATCTTCAACGCCGCTCTCTTCGCCAAGCTCAGCCGGAACGGGCCGTTCGGCGCGCCCGTTTTCATCAATGCCGGTCGAGGCGGCAGCCAGGTCGAGGCCGACATCCTGGAGTGCCTCGATTCGGGTGTCCTGGGAGGCGCCTCGCTCGATGTCTTCGAACGGGAGCCGCTCTCCCCGGAAAGCCGCTTCTGGGACATGCCGAACGTCTATGTGACGCCGCATGTCGCCGCCTCGTCCGACGTCAGGGCGCTCTTCGTGCATGTGGAGCACCAGATCGCGCGCTTCGAGAGCGGGCTGCCCCTGGAGCATGTAGTGGATAAGGTAGCCGGCTATTGA
- a CDS encoding ABC transporter permease, whose translation MSTATAYAGAPEKGWLTPIGRRRWQNFKANRRGYWSLWLFLLLFGLSLFAEFIANDKPILASYKGEILVPVLFDYPEEKFGGFLAETDYRSDFIRDEIGANGWMIWPPIRYSYQTVNSSIPHSAPTPPFWLMSEEERCSAYPQGADDPGCIAGNLNWLGTDDQARDVMARMIYGFRISVLFGLALTIASAVIGVSAGAVQGYFGGWTDLLMQRFIEIWSSMPVLYILLIIAAILPPGFFILLGIMLLFSWVGFVGVVRAEFLRARNFEYVNAARALGVGNGTIMYRHLLPNAMVATLTFLPFILSGSITTLTSLDFLGFGMPPGSPSLGEMIAQGKSNLQAPWLGLTAFFAMSIMLSLLIFVGEATRDAFDPRKTFR comes from the coding sequence ATGAGCACCGCTACCGCCTATGCCGGCGCGCCGGAAAAGGGCTGGCTCACGCCGATCGGGCGCCGCCGCTGGCAGAACTTCAAGGCCAACCGCCGCGGCTACTGGTCCCTCTGGCTCTTCCTCCTCCTCTTCGGCCTCAGCCTGTTTGCCGAGTTCATCGCCAACGACAAGCCGATCCTCGCCTCCTATAAGGGCGAGATCCTGGTCCCGGTGCTGTTCGATTATCCGGAAGAGAAATTCGGCGGCTTCCTCGCCGAAACCGACTATCGCTCCGACTTCATCCGCGACGAGATCGGGGCGAACGGCTGGATGATCTGGCCGCCGATCCGCTATTCCTACCAGACGGTCAACTCCAGCATCCCCCATTCGGCGCCCACGCCTCCCTTCTGGCTGATGAGCGAGGAGGAGCGCTGCTCCGCCTACCCGCAAGGGGCCGACGACCCCGGATGCATAGCCGGCAACCTGAACTGGCTCGGTACCGACGACCAGGCGCGCGACGTGATGGCGCGGATGATCTACGGGTTTCGCATCTCGGTCCTTTTCGGTCTCGCGCTGACAATCGCCTCGGCGGTCATCGGCGTTTCGGCCGGTGCCGTGCAGGGCTATTTCGGCGGCTGGACGGATCTGCTCATGCAGCGTTTCATCGAGATCTGGTCGTCGATGCCGGTGCTCTACATCCTGCTCATCATCGCCGCCATCCTGCCGCCGGGCTTCTTCATCCTGCTCGGCATCATGCTGCTCTTTTCCTGGGTCGGCTTCGTCGGCGTCGTCAGGGCCGAATTCCTGCGCGCCCGCAATTTCGAATATGTCAACGCGGCGCGCGCGCTCGGCGTCGGCAACGGCACCATCATGTACCGGCACCTGCTGCCGAACGCGATGGTGGCGACGCTCACCTTCCTGCCCTTCATTCTTTCGGGCTCGATCACCACGCTGACCTCGCTCGACTTTCTCGGCTTCGGCATGCCTCCTGGTTCCCCGTCGCTCGGCGAGATGATCGCGCAGGGCAAGTCCAACCTGCAGGCGCCCTGGCTGGGGCTGACCGCCTTCTTCGCCATGTCGATCATGCTGTCGCTTTTGATCTTCGTCGGCGAAGCGACGCGCGACGCCTTCGACCCGAGAAAGACGTTCCGGTGA
- a CDS encoding tetratricopeptide repeat protein: MTMQDNFSFSLRRLATGVAVAMVALSLSACAGQQGRKELTTGSIPKLTRPVQSMNATELAAAAERIGQAYERNPKDREAGLNYANLLRMTGRNEQALAVMQQVAIYHPADREVLGAYGKAQAAAGQLEQALATISRAQTPDRPDWKLKSAEGAILDQLGRSAEARLRYREALDLKPNEPSVLSNLGMSYLLTKDLRTAETYLKSAASQPDAGSSVRQNLALAVGLQGRFQEAETIAGQELTSEQAEANVAYLRSVLSQQGAWKQLAKAD, encoded by the coding sequence ATGACGATGCAAGACAATTTCTCCTTCTCTTTGCGCCGGCTCGCAACGGGGGTTGCCGTTGCGATGGTGGCGCTGTCGCTCTCCGCCTGCGCCGGACAACAGGGCAGGAAGGAACTGACGACCGGATCCATCCCGAAGCTCACGAGGCCGGTGCAGTCGATGAACGCGACTGAACTGGCGGCCGCCGCCGAACGCATCGGCCAGGCCTATGAGCGCAATCCGAAGGATCGGGAAGCCGGCCTCAACTACGCCAATCTCCTGCGCATGACGGGCCGCAACGAACAGGCGCTTGCCGTCATGCAGCAGGTGGCGATCTACCATCCGGCGGACCGCGAGGTGCTCGGAGCCTACGGCAAGGCCCAGGCCGCAGCCGGTCAGCTGGAACAGGCGCTCGCAACGATCAGCCGCGCACAGACGCCGGACCGGCCCGACTGGAAGCTGAAATCCGCGGAAGGCGCCATTCTCGACCAGCTCGGCCGTTCCGCCGAGGCACGGCTGCGCTATCGCGAGGCTCTGGACCTCAAGCCCAACGAGCCTTCGGTCCTCTCCAATCTCGGCATGTCCTATCTGCTGACGAAGGATTTGCGGACCGCCGAGACCTACCTCAAATCCGCGGCGAGCCAACCGGATGCCGGCAGCAGCGTGCGCCAGAACCTCGCGCTTGCCGTCGGCCTGCAGGGCCGCTTCCAGGAAGCGGAAACCATCGCCGGCCAGGAACTGACATCCGAGCAGGCCGAGGCCAATGTCGCCTATCTGCGCTCCGTGCTGTCGCAGCAGGGCGCGTGGAAGCAGCTGGCGAAGGCGGATTGA
- a CDS encoding ABC transporter ATP-binding protein, with the protein MTDTLLSVRDLSVAFHQGGETSLAVDRISFDIKRGETVALVGESGSGKSVSANSILKLLPYPAASHPSGEILFNGKDLLKASDDELRHVRGNDVTMIFQEPMTSLNPLHTIEQQIGEILEIHQDLKGAAARARTLELLEQVGIREAEKRLGAYPHQLSGGQRQRVMIAMALANRPELLIADEPTTALDVTVQAQILELLKSLKDEHGMSMLFITHDLGIVRKIADRVCVMTKGKIVETGPTAEIFANPQHAYTRHLLASEPRGEPPPSDASRPIVIEAKDMKVWFPIKAGFLRRVVDHVKAVDGIDLTLRAGQTLGVVGESGSGKTTLGLALTRLISSKGRIAFVGEDIDAYSFREMRPLRNRMQVVFQDPYGSLSPRMSIADIIGEGLKIHEKALTDGERDQRVAAALEEVGLDPATRWRYPHEFSGGQRQRIAIARAMVLKPQFVMLDEPTSALDMSVQAQVVDLLRDLQRKHNLAYLFISHDLRVVRALANEVIVMRLGKVVEQGPAERIFEAPTEDYTKALMAAAFNLEAVNLAAVHQ; encoded by the coding sequence ATGACAGATACCCTCCTCTCCGTGCGCGACCTCTCCGTCGCCTTTCACCAGGGCGGCGAAACGTCGCTTGCGGTCGACCGCATCTCCTTCGACATCAAGCGCGGCGAGACCGTGGCGCTAGTCGGGGAGTCCGGTTCGGGCAAATCGGTCTCCGCCAACTCGATCCTGAAGCTCCTGCCCTACCCCGCCGCAAGCCATCCGAGCGGCGAAATCCTCTTCAACGGGAAGGACCTCCTGAAGGCGAGCGACGACGAGCTCAGGCATGTTCGCGGCAACGACGTCACGATGATTTTCCAGGAGCCGATGACGTCGCTCAATCCGTTGCACACGATCGAGCAGCAGATCGGCGAAATCCTGGAGATCCATCAGGACCTCAAGGGTGCGGCCGCCCGCGCGAGAACGCTGGAGCTCCTGGAACAGGTCGGCATCCGCGAGGCGGAAAAGCGCCTCGGGGCCTACCCGCATCAGCTCTCGGGCGGCCAGCGCCAGCGCGTAATGATAGCCATGGCGCTTGCCAACCGTCCGGAGCTCCTGATCGCCGACGAGCCGACCACGGCGCTCGACGTCACGGTGCAGGCGCAGATCCTCGAGCTTTTGAAGTCGCTCAAGGACGAGCACGGCATGTCCATGCTGTTCATCACCCACGACCTCGGCATCGTCCGCAAGATCGCCGATCGGGTCTGCGTGATGACAAAGGGCAAGATCGTCGAGACCGGGCCGACCGCCGAGATCTTCGCCAATCCGCAGCACGCCTATACCCGCCACCTGCTTGCCTCCGAGCCGCGGGGCGAACCGCCGCCCTCGGATGCCTCGAGGCCGATCGTGATCGAAGCCAAGGACATGAAGGTCTGGTTTCCCATCAAGGCGGGCTTCCTGCGCCGGGTGGTCGACCACGTCAAGGCGGTGGACGGCATCGACCTGACGCTCCGCGCCGGTCAGACGCTGGGCGTGGTCGGCGAGTCCGGTTCCGGCAAGACGACGCTTGGCCTTGCGCTGACGCGGCTGATCTCGTCCAAGGGCCGCATCGCCTTCGTCGGGGAAGACATCGACGCCTACAGTTTCCGCGAGATGCGGCCGCTCAGAAACCGGATGCAGGTGGTCTTCCAGGATCCTTACGGATCGCTGAGCCCGCGCATGTCGATCGCCGACATTATCGGCGAGGGTTTGAAGATCCACGAGAAGGCGCTGACGGACGGCGAGCGCGACCAGCGCGTCGCCGCAGCACTGGAAGAGGTCGGCCTCGATCCCGCCACGCGCTGGCGCTATCCGCACGAATTTTCCGGCGGTCAGCGCCAGCGCATCGCGATCGCCCGGGCGATGGTGCTGAAGCCCCAGTTCGTCATGCTCGACGAGCCGACCTCCGCCCTCGACATGAGCGTGCAGGCCCAGGTGGTCGATCTCCTGCGCGATCTCCAGCGCAAGCACAATCTCGCCTATCTCTTTATCAGCCATGATCTCAGGGTCGTGCGCGCGCTCGCCAACGAGGTGATCGTCATGCGGCTCGGCAAGGTCGTGGAACAGGGACCCGCCGAGCGCATCTTCGAGGCACCGACGGAAGACTATACCAAGGCGCTGATGGCCGCCGCTTTCAACCTCGAAGCGGTCAATCTCGCCGCCGTTCATCAGTAG